The nucleotide sequence ctgaccccacatctgatttgtgaactgttgattaaactgaggtggctcctgatactgttgaggaaagtGACACTGAGGTGGTAaacattgttgttgttggaaagcacttcccaTTTGCTGGTAAATATTTGACTGCAtcggatacccactaaacatctgattcgaTACACTACCACCGGGATTCACTGTTAACTggcgttgttctaattcccttattcggtcacgtgcttcctttaacttactttctaaatctagaatttgttcctgcggatcctcttctgacacatacccgtcttcatctggggctctgaatgttccgggggctgacggaccagttgtgtttcctgtattatctgccatatctgcactaccacaacaactcacacaaacgcttagtggaaaacatgttagtacctatcaactaacgcatgtaatccctacattcacttaacccgtcccctcataaatgtttgacacaatacaaggtttgggaacatgacattcaacacaatgtacatgcggccaaacctatgctctgataccaagttgtaacaccctagattttttttttaaatcacagcgaaagacttaatttacataaatacccttagttaattacttcattacaaaccaccggtgttacattaaacgactagttacatatttataaaagttaagacatcagagttcgtcttgtcaaacatatcttccacgcgactcccgtccctaccagtactaagatccaaaacctgcaagggaggaggtgaggggttagcacaaggctaagtgaatgaaactatcaaaaggtctagcatacagtaccaacttgcacTCCTATATCAACAGCTATATGCATCCACATACAATAAACAACAACTAGCAActgtgctccaactagaggatcggcggcttgtacgagtatacgaccactagctgatcagtctagcatctaccgatagtctttactactgaatccccagtatagtcattcacacgcaggtgatgcgtcattcagcactatactcaacaaacagtagccaactagacccaaccacaactaggttgacctctctgagctgaacctaacaacaataggttccaacaacaataataacaacttgtacacatacaaccagtcaactactactactactactactactataggcaactaatactactaaaagcatggcaaccttaactgcaatcaactatacaacataactactaatcatggcaactatcaataatataaacatagtagcgcaacttgctactctatactacacccagagataatcccactcaccgattaccagcaaccagctcagataaactatcactgagcttcttccttatccttatcacctgaacataaggcaaatcaagttagtttctatccgttaacacaaaacaacacagtacaaaaaatcagtcacaaaagcgccgctaaaagtccacctaacacttatgcactttcaaaattaacatcctgaacaccaaaatacaaacgggcagcataacggctagaaaaaggcactttggtaaaacattatgCCCTgggcacacagtcggtcgactgtctcctcaatcggtcgactgacgtagacagtcggtcgactgttgacacaaccggtcgactgactttcccaatcggtcgacttatttggtatttccacaattggctgaaagtcaaactcagtcggtcggttcactctccagccggtcggttcaccctcagtcggtcgactgtcgacctacagtcggccgactgtgttcatcttcctcagaaactgaacaaaggctacggacttcacgatgaaatcctcaaatcttgatctagagctcgttttaaacaccaaaatcgaccataacttgttcactacttgttatagactcaaaacccacaacaatttgaccataacaacacttaaattacttgttttgacacaaatttaagctttttacaaaactcacacaaaaccatgaatttaacaacgaattgaacacaaaaacacatgttacttaccttgatagactcagtaatctgtaagaaacaagatggtatgaacaatttgagctctagaacacaatttaggaatctagggtttgagaTAGGAGATGAAGTGGGTACGGTTTGGTTTAGGAAATTTCTAGAGGGATGAAGAAAATGAGAGGAAAGGGCAGCACAaacacttatttggggttaaaaccccatatcccacaacacacgggtatttatcagttatctgatatctttcgtacctcgttaggcggccctaacggagtccaaattaaacaaatgaacctgttctgtgacccttgtcacaaactggtctcaactaaacaaccaaataattataaacatataattattataataacatacaatcacacccaaggtcaaaagggtcatttcagcTAGGCCCGATAACAGGATGTTacagtagacctcacactttgtcgcgctatgaccatttcttttacacctgttgtaaaatgtcgtgcaaaacccctgatgattttcttcacacccatGACATgtctatttttggtttttgttgccgttgttgttattgaggttgttgttgggattgttattgttgttgaaacggttgttgtagttgttgtttttggaatgtttgttgtagttattgttaggattgcgattattgttgcgattgttgttgcggttgttgggatagttgttgcgattatggttgtaattgttattgttgttgtactggtgactcttgtcaccgttttcctcccacttcctcttgagttgtttcgtgttggcttcttcagccgcctgctctttaattcttccttcaatctgatttatgagtttatgagccattcgacttgccttttgtatggaagtgggctcgtgtgaactcacatcttcttgaatccttactggtaacccttttacaaacgcatcgatcttctcttcttcatcttcgaacgctcccagacacaataggcacaactctgtgaatcgttgttcagacgtggtaatgtcgaacccttgtgttcgtaactctctatgctctaccttgagtttattgacttcgtttctaggacggtactgctcgttcatcaattgcttgaatgccaaccacggtagtgcgtaagcagcattttgtcctacctgttcaagataggtgttccaccacgttaacgcagtacctgtgaaggtatgcgtagcgtacttaactttatcctcttcagtacacttacttatggcaaacaccgattcgactttctcggtccaccgtttcaatccaattggtccttcggttccatcaaattccaaaggtttgcaggcagtgaattctttgtaggagcatcccacacgatttcttgcgcagttagctgcattgctagattcagagttattgttggtatgtagcgcagcctgtactgcggctatgtttgcagcaagaaaggtaagaaatttctcttcgctcatattcatggtgtgtcgagtagtcggtgccatttccttcaaaatatccaactgaatcgagttaatcatacagaatattaagagtagtcaatagtatttcgtagcataatatgaactcatttataaaagctttttcttcatattagcattttacaaGTTtacattcgggtactacctacccgttaagttcatacttagtagctaatatacaattcaactactacaatttcatatgaaaaactgattataataatatatcacatataaatattcttcaaacttacaacatcactatattacatataacatgaaatatagtacactttgatacaggacagttttgaagataaatctagttaatacgcaagttgttcagcaaaagaaataaagacacgtaattcataagtccagaaacaagtcatgtattctggttttactaagacgacttcccatccttggtcttgtgaaaaataaccgttatgaccattggctaggcagcatgttgtaatgtcgtcaaaaggacgagggtttcgtaatgtccaacagccctgtaataatctaaaaaccttgtttctcaccccaactactgaatccatcacttgtgggaaggttttatttaaaagctgcaatccgatgttctttttctcactttggtaagaagctaaCATCACtagcccgtaagcataacatgcttctttatgttgcatgttagaagctctttctaattcacgaaattctatgttgggatatgttgagtcaaaataggttcttaacctgtagcataaaattgcatttggattccccgcatttaacgctttaaagaaaacacggcgtaacttacggtctccccaatgtgatataccccacctatcagaggaaagccttttataaactaaggcatttctggaaagtctttcaaatgtttgacaagttaattttgccataattaattgtgctgatgaattctgaccaactctagacaagatttcctcaatcatatcctctggtagatcttctaaaatattcggttgtctacccttaacgtccattttgtttttatactgtaaaatagacaaggattatattcataaaagataattaacaaacaatacaagcaatttttacatagaacataaaagtataagcacactacaatacatataatacacaacatgattacaaccctctaatctgaatcactggtttcttcttcttcttcgaacttggttagttttcctaattttctaggaatatatggtgttcctctaatacgagcagtcgttttccacaatgttttagaaaaacctggtggtttagaggttcccgggttattgttacattttaggaaatacggatgttaccaatacatataaacttcatcggggttggaatcgggtttctctatttttataccttttcccttattattttctttcgctttattaaattgggtcgaggtaatttctataacatcatcggaatcctcatcgggatctgattcatcggaaaattgataatcttcccaatattttgcttcctcagcggaaacaccattgaccattattaactttagtccgttggttgaggattttcttttatttaatcaatttactataggtatcaatatttcttcctccggaacctcttcttcttccggttcctcctctttcggttcctcttcttccggttcctcctcttccggttcctcctcttccggttcctcctcttccggttcctcttcttccggttcctcttcgggaatttgtgaatcttcccaaaatatattcgactcttcattattattaggtgaatcgatgggatttgtactagtgatagacatctatcacacaatatcaaacacattaagaggttaatatatcacataatatttacatgttaataatatatagtttccaacaaaagtgttaagcaatcgtttttaaagaaaacacggtcaaaatccagactcactaatgtatcctaacaaactcgataagacacactaatgcaaatttctggttctctaagaccaacactaggataccaactgaaatgtcccgttcatattgattataaacgttccatattaattaatttcgttgcgaggttttgacctctatatgagacgtttttcaaagactgcattcatttttaaaacaaccataacctttattttatctataaaggtttaaaaagcattatgtagattatcaaataatgataatctaaaatataccgtttacacacgaccattacataatggtttacaataagaatatattacatcaaaaataagtttcttgaatgcagtttttacataatatcatacaagcatggactccaaatcttgtccttattttagtatgcaacagcggaagctcttaataatcacctgagaataaacatgcttaaaacgtcaacaaaaatgttggtgagttataggtttaacctatatattatcaaatcataataatagaccacaagattttatatttcaatatacatcccatacatagagataaaaatcattcatatggtgaatacctggtaaccgacattaacaagatgcatataagaatatcccctatcattccgggaaatacttcagacatgataaaaacgaattcgaagtactaaagcatccggtactttggatgggattcgttaggcccaatagatctatctttaggattcacgtcaattattagatcggtttactaattcttaggctaccaagcaaaggggcatattcggcttcgatcattcacccatataatgtagtttcatttacttgtgtctatttcgtaaaacatttataaaactgcatgtattctcatcccaaaatattagattttaaaagtgggactataactcactttcacagatttttacttttttgggagtaagacttggccactggtcgattcacgaacctataacaaatatatacatatatatatcaaagtatgttcaaaatataattacaacatttttaatacattttgatgttttaagtttattaagtcagctgtcctcgttagtaacctacaactagttgtccatagttagatgtacagaaataaattgatatatattatcttgaatcaatccacgacccagtgtatacacgtctcaggctaaatcacaactcaaagtatatatatatatttttggaatcaacctcaaccctgtatagctaactcaacattactgcatatagagtgtctatggttgttccaaataatatatatatacatgggtcgatatgatatgtcaaaacatttgcatacgtgtctatggtatcccaagattacataatatattagaatacatgtataatacaatataagttagctaggatatgatttatatagaattgttacaatattttccgtagctacaacaatcaaaaaatatccaatcttgttttacccataacttcttcattttaaatccgttttgggtgaatcaaagtataggtttatagtcggaaatataagttacaagtcatttttgtaagaggtagtcatttcagtcgaaagaacgacgtcctgatgaccattttgaaaaacatacatccactttgagtttaaccatgatttttggatatagtttcatgttcataagaaaaatcattttcccagaagaacaacttttaaatcaaagtttatcatagtttttaattatcaaacccaaaacagcccgcggtgttactacgacggcgtatgtccagttttacggtgtttttcgtgtttccaggttttaaatcattaagttagcatatcttatagatataaaacatgtgtttagttgattttaaaattcaagttagaaggattaacttttgtttgcgaacaagtttagaattaactaaactatgttctagttatttcaagtttaaacattcgaataaggtagttatatatatatgaatcgaatgatgttatgaacatcattactacctcaggttatgtggataaaactactggaaattagaaaaaatagatctagcttcaaaggatccttggatggcttgaaagttcttgaagcagaatcatgacacgaaaacaagttcaagtaagatttccactcgaaataagattgttatagttatagaaattgaatcaaagtttgaatatgagtattaccttgtattataaagatatcttactgtaaataagaaagatttcttgaggttggatgatcactttacaagattggaagtaagctagcaaacttggaagtattcttgattttatgaaactagaacttatagaatttatgaagaacacttagaacttgaagatagaacttgagagagatcaattagatgaagaaaattgaagaatgaaagtgtttgtaggtgtttttggtcgttggtgtatggattagatataaaggatatgtaattttattttcatgtaaataagtcatgaatgattactcatatttttgtaattttatgagatatttcatgctagttgccaaatgatggttcccacatgtgttagttgactcacatgggctgctaagagctgatcattggagtgtatataccaatagtacatacatctaaaagctgtgtattgtacgagtacgaatacgggtgcatacgagtagaattgttgatgaaactgaacgaggatgtaattgtaagcatttttgttaagtagaagtattttgataagtgtcttgaagtctttcaaaagtgtatgaatacatattaaaacactacatgtatatacattttaactgagtcgttaagtcatcgttagtcgttacatgtaagtgttgttttgaaacctttaggttaacgatcttgttaaatgttgttaacccaatgtttataatatcaaatgagattttaaattattatattatcatgatattatgatgtataaatatctcttaatatgatatatatatatacattaaatttcgttacaacgataatcgttacatatatgtctcatttcaaaatcattaagttagtagtcttgtttttacatatgtagttcattgttaatacacttaatgacatgtttacttatcatttatcattattaaacatagtgtatcaatatcttaatatgattcatatgtatttagtaagacgttgttataacgataatcattatatatatcgtttcgagtttcttaattcaataaactcaattttatgtatataactcattgttaaaatacctaatgagatacttacttatcataatatcatgttaactatatatataatcatatgtatgtcatcatatagtttttacaagttttaacgttcgtgaatcaccggtcaacttgggtggtcaattgtctatatgaaacctatttaaattaatcaagtcttaacaagtttgattgcttaacatgttggaaacacttaatcatgtaaataacaatttcatttaatatatataaacatgaaaaagttcgggtcactacacgtatatttatgagaaatgaaaatgaaaatcttgtggtctattaaaatgatggaaatgattacttatgttaaactaatgaactcaccaacttttggttgacactttaaagcatgtttattctcaggtataaaagaaatcttccgttgtgcatttgctcattttagagatatgacttggagtcattcatgacatatttcaaaagacgttgcattcgagtcgttgagttcatcaagattattattaagttaattatagttggatatattatgaaatggtatgcatgccgtcaactttcgatgaaatgaaagtttgtcttttaaaaacgaatgcaatgtttgtaagatgtatcatatagaggtcaagtacctcgtgatgtaaccaaatgtaatgtattcgtacagatggattaggactggtctttACAGTGGCGGTTCCGCAAGGAACCCAATTCACTATGGGTCAGTGTTATTAAAAGCATATATGGGCGGGATGGGGGGCTTGGGCAATTTACTTCTGATTTATCTATTACTCGTAACTCGGTATGGAGTAATATTATCCATATTGGTATTGACATGCTCAAAATCGGTATGGATATTAACTCTTTTTTTGAGAAAAAGATAGGTGATGGCCGAGACACTCTCTTTTGGAAAGACATTTGGATTGGAGACATTTGCTTGAAAGACAGGTTCCCTCGATTATTCAGATTAGAAAACAACCAGGAAGCTTATGTGAAAGAAAGAATTCATGACTCTAATGGATCAAGGCTGTTTACGTGGAACTGGACAAGAGAAGTAACGGGTCGAGTACTAGGAGAGCTGAATCAACTCAAGACATTGATCATCAGTAACATTACTCTTAGTGAAGGTCCTTCAGATTGGAAGTGGATACTGGATAACAGCGCTATATACAATTCTAAGTTAGTGTCCACCAAAATCGATGCTTTAACAATTCAGAGATTGGGACAATCACAGGAAACGATGAGGAACAATTTCATTCCAAGAAAGATCAACATTTTTGTATGGCGAATTGTACGTGGAAGATTACCGGTTAGAGCATAACTGGACAAATGTGGGATAGATCTTGACACAGTTTTATGTCCCATGTGTAACGACTTCATCGAGACCGTAGACCATGCTATTATTTCATGCAAAGTGGCGAAGGATATTTGGAAATCTATTTATAGTTAGTGGGGATCTATCCCACATAGGGATGAGAACATACTCAGCTTTTTTTCGGGTTCGGGTCGGGGTAATATTTTGGGCGAAGATAAGAAAATTTGGCAGGGTGTCGAATGGGTTACGGgttactacatctgaagaaatagaAACCAAAAGGTATTTAGGAACGACCCATGGGCACCATCTAAGGTGGTAAGCGAAATCTAACATAAAGCTTTCGAGTGGATCACTAATCGTTCGAGGAATAAATCATTTGATTGGTTACAATGGCTACTAAATCCAACCAATTTAGGTTCTCCGCTCACCAACAATCGAGATCCAGGCTGATTTAGGATAGTTGATGGCTACTTGAGTCTTTGTAATACATGTACATAGATTTTGTGTGAGTAGAGATATTATTGCGTGATCTCTTTGTAAACCATACTTTGTACATACTCTGTTTCATATTTATAATACACTGTTGGCCTTTCAAAAAAAAGAATATTAAGTTGAGATCATATATATAGTTGATTGCGAATATATTTACTCTCTCACCAATTAGTAAcctaatattttattttaaatactTTCAGGTTAATATCCTATATTAATAAATAGATAAAAGTAATTAGATAAAGTTTATTTATATTGTTATTGTATGTCTATAAAACAAAAATAGATAAAATAAGGAATAAAGTTGTAAGATAAACAATAAGTATAGTATATTATTGTATAAAAATAATCTTTCTTAATTTGCATATTTCTTATCTTGAGATTATTAAATTAGGTGGATCATCATATGATTTAAATGAGACGAGCATTCACGAGCTGTTCCAGCTTGACTCATTAAAGTTCGATTTGAACATAGCCTAAACTAGCTTGAGTCTGAACTTGAACATATTTGGAAGCTTGTTTATTAAATGGGCCTAGCTCAAGCTTCATATTTCGATCTCGAAGAATCTCGCGAATTATATCACATCCGGGCTATAGCCtttctctgataccacttgttggatcGATAGCTCAAATAACATGTCTTACacataagtccaagagtccataaTACTCTAGAACCATTTGGTAATATATGGAGTTCCCTATAAAATGTGATACATTGGTTTGCACCCAAATGGCCCTATGTTTTTGGATCAATGGTGGTAATCAGGATTTCCTGTTATTAGGAGGGTAAGACTAATATATGTCATGAATAAGTTATAAACTAGTGAATAAATGGTCCGCTCATTCTAGCGGGAAATGGTTTCGCTCGATGACTTATCATTGTTTTAATAATAGAGATTACGCgcacgaaaaacacaaatattaatcAAAGCATTTCATCCCAACAATGAAGGTTAACCATACTAACCATACACAAGATATGGATTAAAACAAGCTCGAAAATACCAACCCAACTGAGCCAACCAACAAAGAAAATACAAGCAAACAAACCAATATAGGCTCCACACAAAACACAAACTAATACAACAACCGAAGAGCGAGCAAAACAAATAACAAAACGGAAAACAAGCAAAACAACCAACAAACCGAAAGGCGAGAGTTACAAGAGAGAGAAAAACAAACTATAATTTTTTTAGTTTAATACTGCATTCGTCTCAATACAAGTGTCTACTTACTTTTAGTATACAGTTTTAGAAAATCTCTCTAACTTCATTCTCTAATGATTAGAAATCTTTTCTCACCATGATAACCTCTTATGATACTTACGATTGATTGAAATACAAAGTACACTCTTGGAATGAACATTTCAAAATAGTAATGTGAACACTTTGTGATGGCACATACATAGTATTATATAAAGTGTTTTTGCTAAACGGCTATTtcgacatcgaatactctcattagTCACCTACACACGTGTTGGGTATTTGGTGTGTTTTGGATTAAACTGAGTGGCTTGGAACATACACCTTTATTCTCCATAACAAAATTTTTGAGACAATCTACCCCTATATTCGAACCTACGACAATTAGAACTCAAATCAAATTCATAATTTCtatatatactaatagacaaaacactgtttcactattcaccaatagtaacaagaggtattttcgtcatttcaccttttttttgtccccaacgataaaataagcaactttcgtaaaagaaccaacatttcaatgttaccaaaagatgtcgaaaaaaattcttttttacaaaaaaatcaactaactttt is from Rutidosis leptorrhynchoides isolate AG116_Rl617_1_P2 chromosome 10, CSIRO_AGI_Rlap_v1, whole genome shotgun sequence and encodes:
- the LOC139870912 gene encoding uncharacterized protein — its product is MDINSFFEKKIGDGRDTLFWKDIWIGDICLKDRFPRLFRLENNQEAYVKERIHDSNGSRLFTWNWTREVTGRVLGELNQLKTLIISNITLSEGPSDWKWILDNSAIYNSKLVSTKIDALTIQRLGQSQETMRNNFIPRKINIFVWRIVRGRLPVRA